A section of the Alkalihalobacillus sp. LMS39 genome encodes:
- a CDS encoding MFS transporter yields the protein MIMIINFNKNLIGDAVIILKNKNIWILLTGEFIAGFGLWLGIIGDLAFMQDKVPSDFHKSLILAIGILAGIAIGPLSGRIVDQYKKKNIMLCAGIGRLISVGFMFIAIETGSIAWMLAFLISINVAAAFYFPALQATIPLVVEEKKLLHINGLYMNISTLSRVLGTAAAGVFLTIMSLSMLYVIAFISYALLLVLTTFLNIKEPNREKEKSPEEENTKQSFKELFPIIKERPTIFPTLFLTLVPLLFIGGFNLIVINISEALENPSIKGWLYTIEGVAFIFGTLFVRRFGFNTPFKKLFILSIVIAFAQLMLFYVQFSYLTILAFVLFGFAVGCFFPIATMIFQMTIPPMYHGRFFSFRGMVDDFMYQIILLSTGLMLDTLGLQQMMITYGILSFLITSWFYLRVKQLKVDVVSTRKVS from the coding sequence ATGATAATGATAATCAATTTCAATAAAAATTTGATAGGTGATGCTGTTATTATATTAAAAAATAAAAATATCTGGATTTTATTAACTGGTGAATTTATTGCGGGGTTTGGTTTATGGCTTGGGATTATCGGGGACTTAGCATTTATGCAAGATAAAGTTCCTTCAGATTTTCATAAATCGCTCATTTTGGCGATTGGTATTCTTGCTGGAATTGCCATTGGTCCCCTTTCAGGTAGAATTGTAGACCAATATAAAAAAAAGAACATTATGCTCTGTGCAGGAATCGGGCGCCTAATTAGTGTTGGGTTTATGTTTATTGCCATTGAAACTGGGTCAATTGCATGGATGCTTGCCTTTCTAATCTCTATTAATGTTGCAGCCGCCTTTTATTTTCCAGCACTGCAAGCTACCATTCCACTAGTCGTTGAAGAAAAAAAGTTGCTTCACATTAATGGGTTATATATGAATATCTCCACCCTTTCTCGGGTACTTGGTACAGCTGCTGCCGGTGTCTTTTTAACTATAATGTCCCTTTCCATGCTTTACGTTATAGCATTCATTTCATATGCTTTGTTGCTAGTGCTTACAACCTTTTTGAACATTAAAGAACCAAATAGGGAGAAAGAAAAATCGCCTGAAGAAGAGAACACTAAGCAGTCTTTTAAAGAATTATTTCCTATCATAAAAGAACGACCAACTATTTTTCCAACGCTTTTCCTAACATTGGTTCCTCTTTTGTTTATAGGTGGCTTTAATTTAATTGTTATTAACATAAGTGAAGCTCTAGAAAACCCGTCAATAAAAGGATGGTTATATACCATTGAGGGAGTAGCTTTCATTTTTGGTACTCTATTTGTACGAAGATTTGGCTTTAACACTCCGTTTAAAAAGTTATTCATACTTTCTATAGTCATTGCGTTTGCACAGCTTATGCTTTTTTACGTACAGTTTTCATATTTAACGATACTAGCTTTTGTACTTTTCGGTTTTGCTGTTGGATGTTTTTTCCCAATAGCAACAATGATTTTTCAAATGACTATTCCCCCCATGTATCATGGGAGGTTTTTCTCTTTCCGAGGTATGGTCGATGATTTTATGTACCAAATCATTTTATTATCAACAGGATTGATGTTAGATACATTAGGTTTACAACAAATGATGATTACTTATGGAATTCTATCCTTTTTAATTACATCCTGGTTTTATTTAAGAGTCAAACAACTTAAAGTAGATGTAGTCAGTACTAGAAAAGTTAGTTGA
- the rluF gene encoding 23S rRNA pseudouridine(2604) synthase RluF: MRINKYISEAGKASRRGADKLITEGRVTINGKRAQIGDQVQPGDDVLVNGSPVRVARNNVYLALNKPVGITSTTEKKVKGNIIDLVNHPLRIFNIGRLDKNSEGLILLTNDGDIVNEILRSENKHEKEYIVSVDKPITPEFVKNMSEGVKILGTKTLPCEVRPLSKFDFQIILTQGLNRQIRRMCEALGYEVYRLQRTRIMNIHLGNLPPGQWRDLSKKERTQLFRELNYEPREW; this comes from the coding sequence ATGCGCATCAATAAATATATTAGTGAAGCTGGAAAAGCATCTAGGCGAGGTGCGGACAAATTAATTACAGAAGGCAGAGTCACCATCAATGGAAAACGTGCACAAATTGGCGATCAAGTTCAGCCGGGCGATGATGTCCTTGTAAATGGCTCGCCCGTTCGGGTTGCTAGAAATAACGTCTATCTTGCTTTAAATAAACCTGTAGGTATTACAAGTACAACGGAAAAGAAGGTTAAGGGTAATATTATCGATTTAGTAAATCACCCATTAAGAATTTTTAATATCGGGAGGTTAGATAAGAATTCAGAAGGTTTAATACTCCTAACAAATGACGGTGATATCGTTAATGAGATTTTACGTTCGGAAAATAAGCATGAAAAGGAATATATTGTTTCAGTAGACAAGCCTATCACACCTGAATTTGTAAAAAACATGTCTGAAGGTGTAAAAATATTAGGTACAAAAACACTTCCTTGTGAAGTAAGGCCGCTATCAAAATTTGATTTTCAAATTATTTTAACTCAAGGTTTAAATCGCCAAATTCGTCGCATGTGCGAAGCGTTGGGCTACGAAGTCTATCGACTGCAAAGAACCCGGATCATGAATATTCATTTAGGAAATCTTCCACCTGGACAATGGAGAGATTTATCAAAGAAAGAGCGCACACAGTTATTTAGAGAACTCAACTATGAACCAAGAGAATGGTAA
- a CDS encoding staygreen family protein — translation MSNFNPEKLFVEYVDGVTITHPIIPRRYTLTHSDFTGELFLTIGNDYTWDKINPMRDEVLAEWKTHGSSLYFAIYLYVDQGEYNQREAAKRNEIFRRELPLALTAIRYGDRLLFDTYRDLDDAPIIITFISSYPSFAKQESWGNFRNLS, via the coding sequence TTGAGTAACTTCAATCCTGAAAAACTATTTGTGGAGTACGTGGACGGTGTGACTATAACACACCCTATTATTCCAAGACGTTACACACTCACTCATTCAGACTTTACTGGAGAACTGTTTTTAACGATTGGTAATGATTATACTTGGGATAAAATCAATCCAATGAGAGATGAAGTATTAGCGGAATGGAAAACACATGGAAGTTCCTTATACTTTGCGATTTACTTATACGTAGATCAAGGAGAATATAACCAACGTGAAGCAGCTAAACGTAATGAGATCTTTAGACGTGAGTTACCTCTTGCTCTAACAGCGATTCGGTACGGCGATAGACTACTTTTTGACACATACCGTGACCTCGACGATGCGCCTATCATCATTACGTTTATATCCTCCTACCCTTCGTTTGCTAAACAAGAAAGCTGGGGAAACTTTCGTAATTTGTCATAG
- a CDS encoding LacI family DNA-binding transcriptional regulator translates to MRSEDLAKLLGLSRSTISRVINNYPDIPQATRDKVWKAIEEYNYAPNASARKLAGVKNKMIAIILLDVKDNDEPHHVKTTDDTLIHDNPFFSPVINAVSDQANKMDYYVLISIAYSKEDLKKVQSIFYQKLIEGAIFVGTQEAENELIFNLIKQKHFIAMIDTSEVYNKNHNAIYVNADNYEGSVKAVSYLLELGHTSIGIITGNLNKLSAKERLAGFENTLMKHGIELTNDLIYHGDFTESSGYEGVKYLLRGPNRPTAIFVSNDTMVVGAYKAISELGLRVPEDVSIIGFDNSFFSSYLNPPLTTIEISFADIAKRATTLLIESIEQEQQRGIVEKVNATLIKRESCQAIKSNGEIT, encoded by the coding sequence ATGCGTAGTGAGGATTTAGCTAAACTTCTAGGATTATCTAGAAGTACAATTTCAAGAGTGATAAACAATTATCCAGATATACCACAAGCAACTAGAGACAAGGTTTGGAAAGCAATTGAGGAATACAATTATGCCCCCAATGCTTCAGCACGAAAGTTAGCAGGCGTAAAAAACAAAATGATAGCTATCATTTTATTAGATGTAAAAGATAATGATGAACCTCATCATGTAAAAACAACGGACGATACTTTAATACATGATAATCCGTTTTTTTCTCCAGTTATTAACGCAGTCAGTGACCAAGCGAATAAAATGGATTATTATGTTCTTATTTCAATTGCCTATTCAAAAGAAGATTTAAAAAAAGTTCAAAGTATTTTTTATCAAAAATTAATTGAGGGAGCTATTTTTGTAGGGACGCAAGAAGCAGAAAATGAGCTTATCTTTAATCTCATTAAACAAAAACATTTCATAGCTATGATTGATACGAGCGAAGTTTATAATAAAAATCACAATGCAATATATGTTAATGCAGATAACTATGAGGGTAGTGTGAAGGCTGTATCATACTTATTGGAACTAGGACATACTTCTATTGGTATTATTACTGGAAATTTGAATAAATTATCTGCAAAAGAAAGGTTAGCAGGTTTTGAAAACACGTTAATGAAACATGGAATAGAGTTAACAAACGATTTGATTTACCATGGTGATTTTACTGAGAGTAGTGGGTACGAAGGCGTAAAGTATCTTCTTAGAGGTCCCAATCGGCCGACCGCTATTTTTGTAAGTAATGATACGATGGTAGTAGGTGCATATAAAGCAATAAGTGAATTAGGGTTACGTGTCCCGGAAGATGTATCCATCATTGGATTCGATAACTCCTTTTTTTCATCTTATCTAAATCCACCTTTAACAACAATTGAAATCTCATTTGCAGATATAGCGAAAAGAGCAACAACCCTTCTGATTGAATCGATTGAGCAAGAACAGCAACGAGGGATTGTAGAAAAGGTTAATGCTACTCTTATCAAAAGAGAGTCTTGTCAAGCAATCAAAAGTAATGGAGAGATTACATAG
- a CDS encoding carbohydrate-binding protein, with the protein MQACDFSNARGVTSWNCGVGSFHPGNWIKFDKIDFSTGYNAFAVSYASSLQGSFDIRIGSPSGRIIGTVNYGPTGGWSSYEWNGTPNLDSSVRGVHDVYIVSTSGGANLREFWFKNE; encoded by the coding sequence TTGCAGGCATGTGACTTTTCTAATGCAAGGGGAGTTACTTCATGGAATTGTGGAGTAGGGTCTTTCCACCCCGGAAATTGGATTAAATTCGATAAGATAGATTTTTCTACTGGGTATAATGCATTTGCAGTTAGTTATGCATCATCTCTTCAAGGAAGTTTTGATATAAGGATTGGTAGTCCGAGTGGTAGGATTATTGGTACTGTCAATTATGGACCTACAGGGGGCTGGTCAAGTTACGAATGGAATGGTACTCCGAATTTAGATAGTAGTGTGCGTGGAGTTCATGATGTCTATATTGTATCTACTAGTGGTGGCGCAAATTTAAGAGAGTTTTGGTTTAAAAATGAATAG
- a CDS encoding ABC transporter permease, with protein sequence MFRYYSIIGANVVYFFLVISSIFIYYFHLFLQWIPPQISLEVILSLFVTFILIQTKVRTFVKRADIIFLLPLEWKLNSYFIKSLVYSFVIDVIKLLSFVIVFLSLFFKTTTINLPILFFIVGIVAYNILMKWTEQWIENQVQFVLHRLNRFFSIYLLCYFLFKSDWIFEIVLMSINVVYLIYVIGKKRGLNWQWLIVEEESALLKNYKFINIFMDVPNLKRSFRNRRLLTMILKRCIPYSQSSTLIYLYSHLFVRYNDYFYLYLRLTVIGIVVNYAMPTSGWIFILLILFMSGFQVIPLQHEIKQSVLLYPISKSQMNDSFLKVVLVMLYAQFFILYIAMFIHTSTANLYYLVIGSLFVYVFVYTFASKRVNVLGNGFKE encoded by the coding sequence ATGTTCAGGTACTATTCAATCATTGGTGCGAATGTTGTTTATTTTTTTCTAGTCATCAGTAGTATCTTTATTTATTATTTTCATTTATTTCTTCAGTGGATCCCTCCTCAAATCTCTCTTGAAGTAATCTTATCACTATTTGTAACCTTCATTTTAATCCAGACAAAAGTTCGGACATTTGTTAAAAGGGCAGATATAATCTTTTTGTTGCCATTAGAATGGAAATTAAATTCGTATTTTATTAAATCACTTGTATATAGTTTTGTTATTGATGTTATTAAATTACTCAGTTTCGTTATTGTTTTCTTATCTTTATTTTTTAAAACAACTACTATAAATCTTCCCATCCTTTTTTTTATAGTGGGGATTGTTGCTTATAACATTTTAATGAAGTGGACTGAACAATGGATAGAGAATCAAGTTCAATTTGTGTTACATAGGTTAAATCGGTTTTTTTCAATTTATTTACTCTGTTATTTCTTGTTTAAAAGTGATTGGATTTTTGAGATTGTTTTAATGAGTATAAATGTCGTCTATTTAATTTATGTTATAGGGAAAAAGAGAGGTCTGAATTGGCAATGGCTAATAGTTGAAGAAGAAAGTGCTTTATTAAAAAACTATAAATTTATTAATATCTTCATGGATGTCCCCAATCTGAAACGTTCTTTTCGGAATAGACGATTGCTCACGATGATTCTGAAAAGGTGTATCCCATATAGTCAGAGCAGTACATTGATATATTTATACTCACACTTGTTTGTAAGATATAATGATTACTTTTACCTTTATTTAAGACTAACTGTAATTGGCATAGTTGTTAATTATGCTATGCCAACAAGTGGTTGGATTTTTATTCTCCTAATTTTATTTATGAGTGGATTTCAAGTCATTCCTTTACAACATGAAATTAAACAAAGTGTATTACTTTATCCTATTTCTAAATCGCAGATGAATGATTCTTTCTTAAAGGTTGTCTTGGTTATGTTATATGCACAATTTTTCATTCTATATATAGCTATGTTCATTCATACTTCTACTGCTAACCTATACTATCTTGTAATTGGAAGTTTATTTGTTTATGTTTTTGTATATACCTTTGCATCAAAGAGAGTCAATGTCTTAGGTAATGGCTTTAAAGAATAG
- a CDS encoding PIN domain-containing protein: MVELNGCSNQTAEEISSSLEMSEPLSRFDQDDFHVWITAIQEECDYILTSNHRRFPSEIGSIKRIHPSDFYERLTNP; encoded by the coding sequence ATGGTGGAGTTGAACGGTTGTAGCAATCAGACAGCAGAAGAAATAAGTTCATCCCTAGAAATGAGTGAGCCATTATCTCGATTTGACCAGGATGATTTCCATGTTTGGATCACTGCCATTCAAGAAGAATGTGATTACATTTTAACATCAAATCACAGGCGTTTTCCTTCTGAAATCGGTTCTATTAAACGGATTCATCCGAGTGATTTTTATGAGCGACTAACGAATCCATAA
- a CDS encoding MBL fold metallo-hydrolase: MVVSEIKRQRRQITDSWYEIQQLDSMTYVLHEPNYYQKNSQYLIIGSERALLLDSGSGRRPILSVVQSITNKPVVLFNSHTHFDHIGNNQEFAQIAMADLPINRKQMVGDYFAPKFRLRLTLRQRTFRIHEWIKPYDPIDLGNRKLTVLPLKGHSADHVGLLDEKNGFIFAADALYHGPLLACFPTANVHEYLRSAQLLQHLYDNQRIYGNHYTYKTPMDGQHIKQLVELCEQTLDTQQNGWKKVIPVQKVVRGEAILYVSRFALATP; this comes from the coding sequence TTGGTTGTCAGCGAAATCAAACGACAACGAAGGCAGATTACAGATTCATGGTATGAGATTCAGCAGTTAGACAGTATGACGTATGTGTTACACGAACCAAACTATTATCAGAAGAATAGTCAGTATTTGATCATCGGTTCAGAACGCGCGTTGTTGCTTGATTCAGGGTCTGGAAGGAGGCCAATTCTTTCTGTCGTTCAATCGATCACGAACAAACCAGTTGTATTATTTAACTCACACACTCATTTTGATCATATTGGAAACAATCAAGAATTTGCACAGATTGCAATGGCGGATCTTCCTATTAATAGAAAACAGATGGTGGGAGATTATTTTGCACCGAAATTCCGCTTAAGATTGACGCTACGCCAACGTACATTTCGTATCCATGAATGGATAAAACCTTATGATCCTATCGATCTAGGAAACAGAAAGTTAACCGTGTTACCTTTAAAGGGGCACTCAGCCGATCACGTTGGATTGTTGGATGAGAAAAATGGCTTCATATTTGCTGCAGATGCACTATATCATGGACCTCTGCTCGCCTGTTTTCCAACTGCTAATGTGCACGAGTATCTTAGAAGTGCACAGCTTCTGCAGCACCTTTATGATAACCAACGCATTTATGGGAATCATTATACCTATAAGACGCCTATGGATGGACAGCATATTAAGCAATTGGTTGAGCTTTGCGAACAAACTCTTGACACACAGCAAAATGGGTGGAAAAAGGTCATTCCTGTTCAGAAGGTTGTCCGTGGCGAAGCAATTCTTTATGTATCTCGTTTTGCGTTAGCGACACCATAA
- a CDS encoding FAD-binding protein, translating to MQKNWAGNLQYSTSNWHEPETIEELQQLVSKVTKLRVVGTRHSFNSIADSDENLVSLHKLNKVLNIDKKKKNVTVEAGIKYGNLCYELHQHGYALQNLASLPHISVAGACATATHGSGNHNQNLAAAVSAMEVVTANGSVVMFSRETSGEEFYGSVVGLGGIGVVTKLTLDIVPSYQMRQDVYENLSLSQLAHDFDTIFSSAYSVSLFMDWQDETINQVWLKSKVTDGQVFSFVEDFHGAKVATENRHPVPGVGAENCTAQLGVEGDWLDRVPHFRMNFTPSKGQELQSEYIFAREHAYEALCALSDIREHIAPHLLISEVRTIAKDELWMSPSYKQGSVAIHFTWQDKWAEVQQVLPLIEAKLEPFQAKPHWGKLFTTSPEKIQSLYEKMSSFQSLLNKYDPNGMFRNRFLSRYIFNEGE from the coding sequence ATGCAAAAGAACTGGGCAGGTAATCTACAATACAGTACAAGCAACTGGCATGAACCTGAAACGATTGAAGAGCTTCAACAATTAGTCTCAAAGGTAACAAAGCTACGTGTCGTCGGAACGCGTCACTCGTTCAATAGTATCGCAGATTCAGATGAGAATCTCGTATCCTTGCATAAGCTGAACAAAGTCTTAAACATTGATAAGAAGAAAAAAAATGTAACGGTAGAAGCTGGAATTAAGTATGGTAACCTTTGTTATGAGCTTCACCAACATGGCTATGCTTTGCAAAACCTTGCTTCCCTTCCCCATATTTCAGTTGCTGGCGCTTGCGCAACAGCTACACATGGTTCAGGTAATCATAATCAAAATTTAGCTGCAGCTGTTTCTGCAATGGAAGTGGTAACCGCTAATGGAAGCGTTGTCATGTTTTCGAGGGAAACTTCAGGAGAGGAATTCTATGGCTCGGTTGTGGGATTAGGTGGAATCGGTGTTGTCACAAAACTAACACTAGATATCGTTCCAAGTTATCAAATGAGGCAGGATGTATACGAAAATCTTTCATTGTCACAATTAGCTCACGATTTTGATACGATCTTTTCCAGTGCTTATAGTGTTAGTCTATTCATGGATTGGCAGGACGAAACGATTAATCAAGTGTGGCTGAAAAGCAAGGTGACGGATGGTCAAGTTTTTTCGTTTGTAGAGGATTTTCATGGTGCAAAAGTGGCCACAGAAAATCGCCATCCCGTACCTGGCGTCGGAGCAGAGAATTGTACAGCTCAATTAGGTGTGGAAGGTGATTGGCTGGATCGCGTGCCGCACTTCCGAATGAATTTCACCCCGAGTAAAGGTCAAGAGTTGCAAAGTGAATATATCTTTGCTCGTGAACATGCCTATGAAGCTCTATGCGCACTTAGTGACATTCGTGAACACATCGCACCACATCTACTCATATCAGAAGTGCGGACCATTGCAAAAGATGAGCTTTGGATGAGCCCATCATATAAGCAGGGTTCGGTTGCGATTCACTTCACATGGCAAGATAAATGGGCGGAGGTACAGCAAGTGCTCCCACTCATCGAAGCTAAGCTCGAACCTTTTCAAGCGAAGCCACATTGGGGGAAATTGTTTACGACTTCACCTGAAAAAATACAGTCCCTATATGAAAAGATGTCTTCATTTCAGTCCCTTCTGAATAAGTATGACCCGAATGGGATGTTTCGTAATCGCTTTTTGAGTCGATATATTTTTAATGAGGGTGAGTAA
- a CDS encoding ATP-binding protein, whose product MSFISQEKILKVLLGFNPWWNSGQIPRDFIKPVKRLAFYEAKKYFYHTEIRREVILSGPRRVGKTTIMYQMIGDILEHSPPKQILYISFDHPMLKLCEIGDILEVFENNISQGSDDLFLFFDEIQYATDWDTWLKTLYDQHPSYKIMATGSASPILVSKMSESGVGRWKQIKIPTLSFYEYIELIGATQPKLPRNIKPTQLGQLSDMDLTAIMLALQPLQKHFHQYLLIGGFPEVAKTNDIPFAQKIIREDVVDKVIKRDIVSLFNIRNVSQFEKIFLYLCMTSGNIVVTETIAKEIGVSRPTINNYLELLEHANLIYMSKPFELKGKKILKSKPKIYLADSAIRNAVLMLGEEVLTDPLEMGTIIETAVYKHIHTFFYDQHPTIGYFRDAKTQKEIDIIVSFPFGRTIIEVKYRQNSTISENEAIVEWANDNQTKGAIIVTRNDDDYGMTKHETNTKIIRIPAFAFLYLLGHAEKEGYEQLQINTN is encoded by the coding sequence ATGTCTTTTATATCTCAAGAAAAGATATTAAAGGTTTTATTAGGCTTTAATCCTTGGTGGAATAGTGGACAAATACCTCGTGACTTTATTAAACCTGTCAAACGTTTAGCGTTTTATGAAGCAAAAAAATATTTTTATCATACCGAAATCAGACGTGAAGTCATTTTGTCTGGACCGAGACGTGTAGGAAAAACGACGATTATGTATCAAATGATTGGTGATATACTTGAACATTCTCCTCCTAAACAAATTTTGTATATTTCATTTGATCATCCTATGCTTAAATTATGTGAGATTGGTGATATTCTTGAAGTGTTTGAGAACAATATTTCTCAAGGATCAGATGATTTATTTTTATTTTTTGATGAGATACAGTACGCCACAGATTGGGATACATGGCTAAAGACATTATACGACCAGCACCCTTCTTATAAAATAATGGCGACAGGTTCCGCAAGTCCGATACTTGTATCCAAAATGAGTGAAAGTGGTGTTGGAAGGTGGAAACAAATTAAAATACCAACACTCTCCTTTTATGAATATATCGAATTGATTGGTGCAACTCAGCCTAAACTACCAAGAAATATTAAACCAACTCAATTAGGTCAATTATCTGATATGGATCTAACAGCTATCATGCTTGCCCTGCAACCTTTACAGAAACACTTCCACCAATATCTCTTAATTGGCGGATTTCCAGAAGTAGCAAAGACAAATGATATCCCATTCGCTCAAAAAATTATTCGAGAAGATGTAGTCGATAAAGTTATTAAACGTGATATTGTCTCTTTATTTAATATACGTAATGTATCCCAATTCGAGAAAATTTTCTTGTATTTATGTATGACAAGTGGAAATATTGTTGTTACCGAAACCATTGCTAAAGAAATAGGTGTTTCCAGACCAACCATTAATAATTACTTAGAGCTACTTGAACACGCCAACTTAATTTATATGAGTAAACCTTTTGAGCTTAAAGGGAAGAAGATACTAAAATCAAAGCCAAAAATTTATTTAGCTGATTCTGCTATTCGAAACGCTGTTCTTATGTTGGGAGAGGAAGTTCTAACCGATCCATTAGAAATGGGAACCATTATTGAAACTGCTGTATACAAACATATCCATACATTCTTTTACGACCAACACCCTACAATTGGCTATTTTCGAGATGCAAAAACCCAAAAGGAAATAGACATTATCGTATCATTTCCATTCGGTAGAACGATTATTGAAGTGAAATACAGACAAAACTCTACGATTTCTGAAAATGAAGCCATCGTAGAGTGGGCTAATGACAATCAAACCAAAGGGGCAATTATTGTCACTCGTAATGACGATGATTATGGAATGACAAAGCACGAGACAAATACAAAAATTATCCGTATCCCCGCCTTTGCTTTCCTATACTTATTAGGGCATGCGGAAAAAGAAGGGTATGAACAATTACAGATAAATACAAATTAA
- the rlmH gene encoding 23S rRNA (pseudouridine(1915)-N(3))-methyltransferase RlmH: MNISIITVGKLKEKYLTLGINEYKKRLTSYAKVEIIEVPDEKAPEQLSELEMEQVKAKEGERILAKIAVDTHVIALAIEGKMYSSEQLATEMDKLATYGKSKIAFVIGGSLGLSDAVMARANDTMSFSKMTFPHQLMRLLLLEQVYRGFRINRGEPYHK, encoded by the coding sequence GTGAATATCTCAATTATTACAGTCGGAAAGCTAAAGGAAAAATATTTAACACTAGGTATAAATGAATATAAAAAACGCCTGACTTCCTATGCAAAAGTAGAGATTATAGAAGTTCCTGATGAAAAAGCCCCAGAACAATTAAGCGAATTAGAAATGGAACAAGTAAAAGCAAAGGAAGGCGAACGCATCCTAGCAAAAATCGCTGTGGATACACATGTCATCGCTCTTGCAATTGAAGGAAAAATGTATTCTTCTGAGCAACTAGCAACAGAAATGGACAAATTAGCAACGTACGGGAAAAGTAAAATTGCGTTTGTCATTGGCGGTTCACTAGGGTTAAGTGATGCAGTAATGGCGCGTGCCAATGATACGATGTCGTTTTCAAAAATGACGTTTCCTCATCAGTTGATGCGGTTGTTGTTGTTAGAGCAAGTGTATCGGGGGTTTCGGATTAATCGGGGGGAACCGTACCACAAATAA
- a CDS encoding CxxH/CxxC protein, with translation MMKFTTCLEHVEIAMEQIIDECEVAPTIEKIEELSTNCAFCNEDAMYIVSE, from the coding sequence ATGATGAAGTTTACGACATGTCTTGAGCATGTAGAAATAGCAATGGAGCAAATTATTGATGAATGTGAAGTGGCACCAACAATTGAAAAGATAGAAGAGTTATCCACAAACTGTGCATTTTGTAATGAAGATGCTATGTATATTGTATCCGAGTAG